The Candidatus Polarisedimenticolia bacterium genome window below encodes:
- a CDS encoding CoA-transferase, with product MNAEREAGGGLRTAADRLGVARLLACVLARELRDGEIVAFGLHAELLLAAALLAQRLHAPNLVIRHGLRVERGADLQPAAWTADSTSRSHEVIEYLESHDAILDVANPASPLRFCDVFLVGGMQIDREGSTNLIGIKGEDGRMKVRGPGSIGTTSIGTLARHVILFSGEHTARRFVERVDYVSVPGWRRRAAAGLEGGPSLCVTPLAVFAFEDGSMRLRSVHPHASEQDVRRRTGFPLPAGAAPKTPAPSAAEQAALDIVDPFDRLAAVDLRPDGGEP from the coding sequence GTGAACGCGGAGCGCGAAGCGGGGGGTGGCCTCCGGACTGCGGCGGACCGGCTGGGAGTGGCGCGCCTCCTGGCCTGCGTGCTGGCGCGCGAGCTTCGCGACGGGGAGATCGTCGCCTTCGGTCTCCATGCCGAGCTGCTCCTGGCGGCGGCCCTCCTGGCGCAGAGGCTGCACGCCCCGAACCTCGTGATCAGGCATGGACTGCGGGTCGAGCGCGGCGCCGACCTGCAGCCGGCCGCCTGGACCGCCGACAGCACCTCCCGATCCCACGAGGTCATCGAGTATCTCGAGTCCCACGACGCCATCCTCGACGTCGCGAACCCGGCGTCCCCCCTGCGCTTCTGCGACGTCTTCCTGGTCGGCGGCATGCAGATCGACCGGGAGGGGAGCACGAACCTGATCGGGATCAAGGGGGAGGACGGCCGGATGAAGGTGCGCGGGCCCGGCTCGATCGGCACGACGTCGATCGGGACTCTGGCGCGGCACGTGATCCTGTTCTCCGGAGAGCACACGGCGCGCCGCTTCGTCGAGCGGGTGGACTACGTTTCGGTGCCGGGCTGGCGCCGCCGGGCGGCCGCCGGTCTCGAGGGGGGACCCTCTCTGTGCGTGACGCCGCTCGCGGTGTTCGCGTTCGAGGACGGCTCGATGCGTCTGCGATCCGTTCATCCGCACGCCTCCGAACAGGACGTGCGCCGGCGTACCGGCTTCCCCCTCCCGGCGGGCGCGGCGCCGAAGACACCGGCTCCCAGCGCGGCGGAACAAGCGGCGCTGGACATCGTCGATCCGTTCGACCGCCTGGCGGCGGTCGATCTCCGGCCCGACGGAGGGGAGCCGTGA
- a CDS encoding CoA-transferase: MSRAERVVPLQEAAALAQDGMIVGLSGFSYQNPPMAMVRALIRRRLKDLTLVSGPTSGLETDLLIGAGCVRRVVTAGVAFERVLPIAPAFRRAAERGDIEVWECDECIWHLALKAAAWGMPYILWRGGVGSSLPELNPELREIQEGGRRYLKVPPVRPDIVFLHAAEADAFGNVRTAREAYLGRTFAERALALACHGPVVATVERLVDPDEVTGSPERTLVRGALVVEAPGGAHPGGVSGRYVPDLEHCREYAEAGEARRKGDPVPFQRYLERYVYGAEGPEDYLRAIGPERLERLASGPS, translated from the coding sequence GTGAGCCGCGCCGAGCGCGTCGTCCCCCTGCAGGAAGCCGCCGCCCTGGCGCAGGACGGCATGATCGTCGGACTGTCCGGTTTCTCCTACCAGAACCCGCCGATGGCGATGGTGCGCGCCCTCATCCGCCGTCGCCTGAAGGATCTGACCCTGGTCTCCGGGCCGACCTCCGGACTCGAGACCGATCTCCTGATCGGCGCCGGTTGCGTGCGGCGTGTCGTGACCGCCGGCGTGGCCTTCGAGCGCGTCCTGCCGATCGCCCCTGCCTTCCGGCGCGCCGCCGAGCGGGGGGACATCGAGGTCTGGGAATGCGACGAGTGCATCTGGCACCTGGCGCTGAAGGCGGCCGCCTGGGGGATGCCGTACATCCTCTGGCGGGGGGGCGTCGGCAGCTCGCTGCCTGAGCTGAACCCGGAGCTTCGGGAAATCCAGGAGGGGGGCCGCCGCTACCTCAAGGTGCCCCCCGTGCGGCCGGACATCGTCTTTCTGCACGCCGCCGAGGCGGATGCCTTCGGCAACGTGCGCACTGCGCGGGAGGCCTACCTGGGACGGACCTTCGCGGAGAGGGCCCTGGCGCTCGCCTGTCACGGCCCGGTGGTGGCCACCGTCGAGCGGCTCGTCGACCCCGACGAGGTGACCGGCTCGCCGGAGCGCACGCTCGTGCGCGGCGCGCTGGTGGTCGAGGCGCCGGGCGGCGCGCACCCTGGTGGTGTGAGCGGACGGTACGTGCCGGACCTCGAGCACTGCCGCGAGTACGCGGAGGCGGGAGAGGCCCGCCGAAAGGGGGATCCGGTCCCCTTCCAGCGCTACCTCGAGCGCTACGTGTACGGCGCCGAGGGGCCCGAGGATTACCTGCGCGCCATCGGGCCCGAACGTCTCGAGCGGCTCGCGTCGGGGCCTTCGTGA
- a CDS encoding Zn-ribbon domain-containing OB-fold protein — MELPRYHRLRGAYYRLEGSACPGCERRFFPPRAVCPSCKTAGLGTVAFSGRGTLYSWSRVVQPPRGFASLAPYDVGMVRLEEGPLVTAQLADTEGVELAIGMPVEMVTRKIRDAEEHGYIVYGYKFRPLLRPGGAGGP, encoded by the coding sequence ATGGAGCTGCCCCGCTACCACCGCCTGCGCGGAGCGTACTACCGGCTCGAAGGGAGCGCCTGCCCCGGGTGCGAGCGCCGCTTCTTCCCGCCGCGCGCCGTCTGCCCGTCCTGCAAGACGGCGGGACTCGGTACGGTCGCCTTCTCGGGGCGCGGCACGTTGTACTCCTGGAGCCGGGTCGTGCAGCCGCCCCGCGGCTTCGCCTCGCTCGCCCCCTACGACGTCGGCATGGTGCGGCTCGAGGAGGGTCCTCTCGTCACGGCGCAGCTCGCCGATACGGAAGGCGTGGAGCTCGCGATCGGCATGCCGGTCGAGATGGTGACGCGCAAGATCCGGGACGCCGAGGAGCACGGCTACATCGTCTATGGCTACAAGTTCCGGCCCCTCCTCCGGCCCGGCGGGGCCGGCGGTCCGTGA
- a CDS encoding thiolase domain-containing protein has protein sequence MRDVSIVGVGQTAVAEHWDRSIRDLSVEAIAAARRDAGVERVDALFVGNMLSGELAGQENLATLVADACGLLPIEALKIEAACASGGAALRAACLAVGSGAHDYVLVLGVEKMTDHLTDGVTSALALAADADYEAAHGISFAALNALLMRRYMHEHRARHEEFAPFSVNAHRNAALNPHAMYRTPITVDEFIQSPVVADPINILDSAGICDGAAALLVAPSSEARRARRPPVRVAASVCATDTLGLAERRDPLVWQAVADSARLAYDQAKVKPKDIDLFEIHDAFTIVSALTLEACGFADRGSALKLAAEGRIALEGDIPIGTMGGLKGRGHPVGASGVYQLVECVLQLRGEAGPAQVKGASIGMAQSVGGSGSVAVTHILAT, from the coding sequence ATGAGGGACGTCAGCATCGTCGGAGTGGGGCAGACGGCGGTGGCGGAGCACTGGGATCGCTCGATCCGCGATCTGTCGGTCGAGGCGATCGCGGCGGCGCGCCGTGACGCCGGCGTCGAGCGGGTGGACGCGCTCTTCGTCGGCAACATGCTGTCGGGGGAGCTGGCGGGGCAGGAGAACCTCGCGACCCTGGTCGCCGACGCCTGCGGCCTCCTGCCGATCGAGGCGCTGAAGATCGAGGCGGCCTGCGCCTCGGGAGGGGCGGCGCTGCGCGCCGCCTGCCTGGCGGTGGGCTCCGGGGCGCACGACTACGTCCTGGTCCTGGGGGTGGAGAAGATGACCGACCACCTGACGGACGGGGTGACGTCGGCCCTGGCCCTGGCGGCCGACGCCGACTACGAGGCGGCGCACGGCATCTCGTTCGCCGCGTTGAACGCGCTCCTGATGCGGCGGTACATGCACGAGCACCGGGCGCGCCACGAGGAGTTCGCCCCGTTCTCGGTCAACGCCCACCGGAACGCGGCGCTCAACCCCCACGCCATGTACCGGACGCCGATCACCGTGGACGAGTTCATCCAATCGCCCGTGGTGGCCGATCCGATCAACATCCTCGACTCGGCCGGGATCTGCGACGGCGCCGCGGCGCTCCTCGTCGCCCCCTCGTCCGAGGCGCGCCGGGCGCGCCGCCCGCCGGTGCGCGTCGCGGCCTCGGTCTGCGCGACCGACACCCTGGGACTGGCCGAGCGCCGGGACCCGCTGGTCTGGCAGGCGGTCGCCGACTCCGCCCGCCTGGCGTACGACCAGGCGAAGGTGAAGCCGAAGGACATCGACCTCTTCGAGATCCACGACGCCTTCACGATCGTCTCGGCCCTGACCCTCGAGGCGTGCGGCTTCGCCGACCGCGGGAGCGCCCTGAAGCTGGCGGCCGAGGGGCGGATCGCCCTCGAGGGGGACATCCCGATCGGCACGATGGGCGGCCTCAAGGGACGCGGCCACCCGGTGGGGGCCAGCGGCGTCTACCAGCTCGTCGAGTGCGTCCTGCAGCTGCGTGGCGAGGCCGGCCCCGCGCAGGTCAAGGGGGCCTCGATCGGCATGGCCCAGAGCGTCGGCGGCTCCGGCTCGGTCGCCGTCACGCACATCCTGGCGACATGA
- a CDS encoding hydroxymethylglutaryl-CoA synthase — protein MKTTRDVGIAGYGACIPRPRIAARIIAAAWGRPPDARLPVREKSVPSADEDTVTMAIEAARGALRRARVPPDSIRAVWVGTESKPYAVKPSSTIVAEAIGATPWVSAADLEFACKAGSEAMQAACAYVGSGMADHALAIGMDAAQSKPGDHLEFTAAAGGAAFLFGPAASALAVVEASRSYVTDTPDFFRRQHMHYPEHGHRFTGEPAYFRHSLEASRGLLSELGRRPADYRWAVFHQPNPKFVRRVAAELGFEEAQIAAGAVVDRIGNTYSGASLLGLAAILDVARPGDRIFFCSYGSGAGSDAFSLCATPRLEEVRAAAPSVADYVGRRHPIEDYGTYLRTTRTIRLL, from the coding sequence GTGAAGACCACGCGCGACGTCGGCATAGCCGGGTACGGCGCCTGCATCCCGCGCCCGCGCATCGCCGCCCGGATCATCGCCGCCGCCTGGGGCCGGCCGCCGGACGCGCGCCTGCCGGTGCGCGAGAAGTCGGTCCCGTCGGCCGACGAGGACACGGTCACCATGGCGATCGAGGCGGCCCGCGGGGCGCTCCGGCGCGCGCGCGTCCCGCCCGACTCGATCCGGGCCGTGTGGGTCGGCACGGAATCGAAGCCGTATGCGGTCAAGCCGTCGAGCACCATCGTGGCGGAGGCGATCGGAGCGACCCCGTGGGTCAGCGCCGCCGACCTGGAGTTCGCCTGCAAGGCCGGCTCCGAGGCGATGCAGGCCGCCTGCGCCTACGTCGGCTCCGGCATGGCCGATCACGCCCTGGCGATCGGCATGGACGCGGCGCAGAGCAAGCCGGGAGATCACCTGGAGTTCACCGCCGCCGCGGGGGGCGCGGCCTTCCTGTTCGGTCCGGCGGCCTCCGCTCTCGCCGTCGTCGAGGCGTCGCGGTCGTACGTGACCGACACCCCCGACTTCTTCCGCCGCCAGCACATGCACTACCCGGAGCACGGGCACCGGTTCACCGGCGAGCCGGCGTACTTCCGGCATTCCCTCGAGGCGTCGCGGGGCCTGCTCTCGGAGCTGGGGCGGAGGCCGGCCGACTACCGCTGGGCCGTCTTTCACCAGCCGAACCCGAAGTTCGTGCGCCGGGTCGCGGCCGAGCTCGGATTCGAGGAGGCGCAGATCGCCGCGGGCGCCGTGGTCGATCGGATCGGCAACACGTACTCCGGCGCGTCGCTCCTCGGGCTGGCGGCGATTCTGGACGTCGCCCGCCCGGGGGACCGGATCTTCTTCTGCTCCTACGGCAGCGGGGCCGGAAGCGACGCCTTCTCGCTGTGCGCCACGCCGAGGCTCGAGGAGGTCCGCGCGGCGGCGCCGTCGGTGGCCGACTATGTCGGGCGCCGCCATCCCATCGAGGACTACGGGACCTACCTGAGAACGACGCGCACGATTCGCCTGCTGTGA
- a CDS encoding TetR/AcrR family transcriptional regulator: MKKRARQDRPTRQAQILETAARIFCEKGFDKASMEDVADAVGLTKAGLYHHIGSKDELLFAIMSYGMDLFEEKVLNRVMAIPDPLERLKVALRGHVLLVIRDRPKEVTVILHETNALRGRYRDRINARKKRYIKFLEKTFREMIKSGTARRVDPSAAAFAMLGMINWIYQWYRPGGRLNEEAVADALSDVFLGGILARPGHVA; this comes from the coding sequence GTGAAGAAGCGAGCGCGGCAGGACCGGCCGACGCGCCAGGCCCAGATCCTCGAGACGGCCGCGCGCATCTTCTGCGAGAAGGGGTTCGACAAGGCGTCCATGGAGGATGTCGCGGACGCCGTGGGGCTCACCAAGGCGGGGCTCTATCATCACATCGGCAGCAAGGACGAGCTGTTGTTCGCGATCATGTCGTACGGCATGGACCTGTTCGAGGAGAAAGTCCTGAACCGCGTCATGGCCATTCCCGATCCGCTCGAGAGGCTCAAGGTGGCGCTGCGCGGGCACGTGCTCCTGGTCATCCGCGACAGGCCCAAAGAAGTCACCGTCATCCTGCACGAGACCAATGCCCTCAGGGGGCGCTACCGGGACCGGATCAACGCCCGCAAGAAGCGCTACATCAAGTTCCTCGAGAAGACGTTCCGCGAGATGATCAAGAGCGGTACGGCGCGCCGGGTGGACCCGTCCGCCGCCGCCTTCGCCATGCTCGGGATGATCAACTGGATCTACCAGTGGTACCGGCCGGGGGGCCGGCTGAACGAGGAGGCCGTCGCCGACGCCCTGAGCGACGTCTTCCTGGGCGGCATCCTGGCCCGGCCGGGGCATGTGGCGTGA